From one Planktothrix agardhii NIES-204 genomic stretch:
- the acnB gene encoding aconitate hydratase, which produces MLQAYRQHAEERAQLGIPPLPLNAEQTAELCELLKNPPEEEKEFLMTLLRDRILPGVDEAAYVKAAFLTAIAKDEITSPLISHQGAVSLLGTMVGGYNVQSLIDLLKARDENIAAAAATALSKTLLVFDAFHDVLHLSEVNPFAKQVIDAWAEADWFIGRPKLPKTITVTVFKVPGETNTDDLSPATHATTRPDIPLHALAMLESRIPGGLETIAELKKKGHSVAYVGDVVGTGSSRKSAINSVLWYIGNDIPYVPNKRSGGYILGGKIAPIFFNTAEDSGALPIECDVSKLNTGDVITIYPYKGEITNEAGEVISTFTLKPDTILDEVRAGGRIPLLIGRSLTDKTRQALGLELSNLFVRPTPLTKGGSRGDQTAKGFTLAQKMVGKACGLAGVRPGTSCEPLMTTVGSQDTTGPMTRDELKELACLGFSADLVMQSFCHTAAYPKPVDIKTHQQLPDFFSTRGGVALRPGDGIIHSWLNRMLLPDTVGTGGDSHTRFPLGISFPAGSGLVAFAAALGVMPLDMPESVLVRFKGELQPGVTLRDIVNAIPYVAMQQGKLTTEKANKKNVFNGRIMEMEGLPDLKVEQAFELTDATAERSCAGSTIKLSQETIAEYLCSNVALMTNMVARGYQDAKTMMRRVAKMEQWLANPVLMAADSDAEYADIIEVDLNLIKEPIVAAPNDPDNIKLMSECTGDKIDEVFIGSCMTNIGHYRAAAKILEGAPKTSVRLWICPPTRMDEKQLRDEGIYEVFDAVGARTEMPGCSLCMGNQARVADGVTVFSTSTRNFNNRMGKDARVYLGSAELAAVCALLGRIPTVEEYREIVTKKVDPFAADLYRYLNFDQIAGFEDEGRVIPLEEMPKIEDILGIPALT; this is translated from the coding sequence ATGCTACAAGCCTATCGTCAACACGCCGAAGAACGCGCCCAACTGGGAATTCCGCCCCTTCCCCTCAACGCCGAACAAACCGCCGAACTCTGCGAACTCTTGAAAAACCCGCCGGAGGAGGAGAAAGAATTCTTGATGACACTACTCAGAGACCGTATCCTCCCCGGTGTCGATGAAGCCGCTTATGTCAAAGCCGCCTTTTTAACCGCCATCGCCAAAGACGAAATTACCAGCCCCCTGATATCCCATCAAGGTGCCGTTTCCCTTTTAGGTACAATGGTAGGCGGGTATAACGTCCAATCTTTAATCGACTTACTTAAAGCCCGTGATGAGAATATTGCCGCCGCCGCCGCTACCGCCCTCAGCAAAACGTTGTTAGTCTTCGACGCCTTCCATGATGTTCTGCATTTATCAGAGGTTAACCCCTTTGCTAAACAAGTTATTGACGCTTGGGCGGAAGCAGACTGGTTTATCGGACGTCCGAAACTGCCGAAAACCATTACCGTAACTGTCTTTAAAGTCCCAGGGGAAACCAACACCGATGACCTTTCCCCCGCTACCCACGCCACCACCCGCCCTGATATTCCCTTACACGCCTTAGCTATGTTGGAAAGTCGGATACCGGGAGGGTTAGAAACCATTGCCGAACTGAAGAAAAAAGGGCATTCTGTCGCTTATGTCGGAGATGTGGTTGGTACGGGTTCATCTCGTAAATCGGCGATTAACTCAGTGTTGTGGTATATTGGCAATGATATTCCCTACGTCCCCAATAAACGCTCAGGGGGTTATATTCTGGGGGGAAAAATTGCCCCTATTTTCTTTAATACCGCCGAAGACTCCGGCGCTTTACCCATCGAATGCGATGTTAGTAAACTGAATACTGGGGATGTGATTACTATTTATCCCTATAAAGGAGAAATTACCAACGAAGCCGGAGAGGTGATTTCTACCTTTACCCTCAAACCGGATACTATTTTAGATGAAGTCAGGGCCGGGGGTCGGATTCCCTTATTAATTGGTCGCAGCTTAACCGATAAGACCCGTCAAGCATTAGGTTTAGAACTTTCTAATTTATTTGTACGTCCAACCCCCCTTACTAAGGGGGGATCAAGGGGGGATCAAACCGCAAAAGGCTTTACCCTGGCCCAGAAAATGGTCGGAAAAGCCTGCGGGTTGGCGGGAGTACGTCCGGGGACATCCTGCGAACCGTTGATGACCACAGTAGGTTCCCAGGATACCACAGGCCCGATGACCCGGGATGAACTGAAAGAACTCGCCTGCTTAGGATTTTCGGCTGATTTGGTGATGCAGAGTTTCTGTCACACCGCAGCATACCCCAAGCCCGTTGACATCAAAACCCATCAACAATTACCCGATTTCTTCTCCACTCGGGGCGGTGTAGCCCTGCGTCCGGGGGATGGGATTATTCACTCTTGGTTAAATCGGATGTTGTTACCCGATACGGTGGGAACTGGGGGCGACTCCCACACCCGTTTTCCCCTGGGGATTTCCTTCCCTGCGGGTTCGGGGTTGGTAGCATTTGCCGCAGCACTCGGTGTGATGCCGTTGGATATGCCGGAATCGGTGTTAGTCAGATTTAAAGGAGAATTACAACCGGGTGTTACCCTACGCGATATTGTCAACGCCATTCCTTACGTTGCCATGCAGCAAGGCAAGTTAACGACGGAGAAGGCAAACAAGAAAAATGTTTTCAATGGTCGGATTATGGAAATGGAAGGCTTACCAGATTTAAAGGTGGAACAAGCCTTTGAATTAACCGATGCAACGGCAGAACGTTCCTGTGCTGGGTCTACGATTAAGCTCAGTCAAGAAACTATTGCTGAGTATTTATGTTCCAATGTTGCCCTAATGACTAATATGGTCGCCCGGGGTTATCAAGATGCTAAAACGATGATGCGACGGGTGGCAAAAATGGAACAATGGTTAGCAAATCCGGTGTTAATGGCGGCTGATAGCGATGCGGAATATGCTGATATTATCGAAGTGGATTTGAACCTGATCAAAGAACCCATTGTGGCGGCTCCCAATGACCCCGATAATATTAAGTTAATGTCCGAATGTACGGGAGACAAAATTGATGAGGTGTTCATTGGTTCTTGTATGACGAATATTGGGCATTATCGGGCGGCTGCTAAGATATTAGAAGGGGCGCCAAAAACCAGTGTTCGTCTGTGGATTTGTCCCCCAACTCGCATGGATGAAAAGCAATTGCGGGATGAAGGAATTTATGAGGTTTTTGATGCAGTTGGGGCGAGAACGGAGATGCCGGGATGTTCCCTTTGTATGGGAAATCAGGCGCGAGTTGCTGATGGGGTAACGGTGTTTTCTACCTCGACTCGCAACTTCAATAACCGCATGGGTAAAGATGCGCGGGTCTATTTAGGTTCGGCGGAATTAGCGGCGGTTTGTGCGTTATTAGGACGCATTCCAACAGTTGAGGAATATCGGGAAATTGTGACTAAGAAAGTTGACCCGTTTGCGGCGGATTTATACCGTTATTTGAACTTTGATCAAATTGCTGGATTTGAAGATGAAGGTCGGGTAATTCCATTAGAAGAAATGCCGAAAATTGAAGATATTTTGGGTATTCCGGCGTTGACCTAA
- a CDS encoding transposase, IS4 family protein gives MKMIPLFYQKHLKSQLSLAEYLFLQILVNILQSIKNVNLERLANGIPLPIKFESRRKRIQRFLSLPNLKIEKIWLPIIKEWLSIYFTKEEIIYVAIDRTNWSRINLFMVSVIWDKRAFPIYFKLLPKLGSSNIDEQQKILSQVMPIFQNYKICVLGDREFCSVKLAKYLQSLGVYFCLRLKKNEFVEFEKDIFQELNHLGLAPGVSFFIQGVKVTKTRGFMSFNVACKWKRKINGVAPKEGWFILTNFDALELAISAYKQRFDIEEMFRDFKKGGYNLEDTNVTGERFISLVLLIAIAYSSATIQGQQIKRKGIQKYIARIKEYGRIERRHSSFYIGLYGQTWVNFKDVCMDLVTKLMKLNRNKCKYYQQGLRAMRLIESVL, from the coding sequence ATGAAAATGATACCTTTATTCTATCAAAAGCACTTAAAAAGTCAATTGAGTTTAGCAGAATACCTGTTTCTCCAAATTTTGGTGAACATCTTACAGTCAATCAAAAATGTGAATTTAGAAAGGCTAGCGAATGGGATACCTTTGCCAATTAAATTTGAGAGTAGAAGAAAAAGAATACAAAGATTTCTCTCATTACCCAATTTAAAAATTGAAAAAATTTGGTTACCCATTATCAAAGAATGGTTATCAATATATTTTACCAAGGAAGAAATAATTTATGTAGCAATTGATAGAACGAATTGGAGTCGGATAAATTTATTTATGGTGAGTGTCATTTGGGATAAAAGAGCCTTTCCAATCTATTTTAAATTATTGCCCAAATTAGGGAGTAGTAATATAGATGAGCAGCAAAAAATATTGTCTCAAGTAATGCCCATTTTTCAAAACTATAAAATATGTGTATTAGGGGATAGAGAATTTTGTTCTGTAAAACTTGCTAAGTACCTTCAATCATTGGGTGTATACTTTTGCTTGCGATTAAAAAAGAACGAATTTGTAGAATTTGAAAAAGATATTTTTCAGGAATTAAATCATCTAGGTTTAGCACCAGGAGTATCATTTTTTATTCAAGGTGTAAAGGTAACAAAGACTCGCGGTTTTATGAGCTTTAACGTTGCTTGTAAATGGAAACGTAAAATCAACGGAGTAGCACCGAAAGAAGGATGGTTTATCTTAACGAATTTTGATGCACTAGAATTGGCTATTTCTGCCTATAAACAAAGATTTGATATTGAAGAAATGTTTAGAGATTTTAAGAAGGGAGGCTATAATTTAGAGGATACCAATGTAACTGGTGAACGCTTTATTTCTCTAGTTTTGTTGATAGCAATTGCCTACTCCTCTGCAACAATACAGGGTCAACAAATCAAACGAAAAGGAATACAGAAATATATTGCTCGGATCAAAGAATATGGTCGAATAGAACGGAGACATAGTAGTTTTTATATCGGCTTATATGGTCAAACTTGGGTCAATTTCAAGGATGTTTGTATGGATTTAGTCACGAAACTAATGAAATTAAATCGCAATAAATGTAAGTATTATCAACAGGGCCTAAGAGCTATGAGGCTTATAGAGTCTGTCTTGTAG